The region GTGCTTGGCGTTGGCGCGGTAAACTTCGTGAACGCCACTGTTCTGGCTACCGACAGAGGCCTGAAGGTCAACGAGGTGAAGAGTTCGGAACCCGGGAACTACAGCAATCTCATCGAGGTTACCCTGTCCTCGGGTAACGATAAGATGGTGGCTGAGGGGTATATCTTCGAGGGTAGGGAACCGAGGATCGTCAGCATCGACGGATTCTCCATGGAGGCTATTCCCGAGGGTCACGTGCTGGTCCTCCGCAATGATGACCGTCCGGGCGTCATCGGCAACCTCGGCAAGACGCTGGGCAGTCACGGCATCAATATCGCCAGTATGCAGATAGGCCGCGACGAGCCGGGCGGGGAAGCTCTTTCTTTCATCCAGGTCGACTCGGAGCCCGGCGACAATGTCATCGATGCCCTCATGAAGCTGCCGCACATCAAGACCGTAACCAGGGTGAATTTCTAGGGTTTTCGGGGCGCGGGTCGGCGGTAATCCGGCCTGCGCCTTATTGCGTCCGGAAAAAACGAGGCTTTTCCCATGAAGAAACCAGAAGGTTCCTGGCTGCTGCCCACCGGTGTTTTCGAGATGCCCCCCGCCAGGGCGGCGTTTATAAGAAGGGTGGAAGGGCAGATCATGGATGCTTTCCGGCTGTGGGGGTACCGGGAGGTTCGCACCCCGGCCATGGAGTACCTGGAGACCATGGCCCAGGGACTTGAGGCGGCCGAATTGGATATGGCCTTCAAGCTGGTGGACCGGGCCACGGGCAGGGTGATGGTCCTGCGGTCCGATATGACGCCCCAGGTCGCGCGTATGGCGGCCCTGGCCCTTCAGGATGTTCCATATCCCCTGCGGCTGTGCTATGTCTCGGATGTCTACCGTTATCCCAGGGACCCCAGTCATCCCAGGCGGGAGCTGATCCAGGCGGGGGCCGAACTTCTGGGTCCGGGCGACCCACAGGCCGACGCGGAGGTGATCGCTCTTGCCGTGGAGTCCCTGAAAAGGATGGGATTTTCAGGGATCAGGATCTCCTTGGGGCAGGTCAGCTACGCCAGGGGTTTGTTGAAGGAGTGCGGTCTGTCCAGGGAAACGGAGGATCTCCTCATCGGAGCCGCGGACAGGAAGGACGTTGGGGAGGTCGGACGAATCCTTGACCGGACGAACGTACAACCATCCCTGAGGCAGTCGGTCCTCTCCCTGGCCGAGCTGCGCGGCGGCCTCGAGGTAATAAGGAAAGCCGGGAAGGGTGCCCCAAACGGCGAGTGTTCGGACGCCCTTTCCAACCTTATGGAGGTTCTTGACCTTGCTGTTTCCCACGGCGTCGATGCCCATCTCATCGAGGTGGACCTGGGAGAGCTGTCCTCGTTCAGATATCATACGGGAATCGTCTTCTCCGGTTTCGTTTCGGGCGCGGGCAGGGCGATTCTGAAGGGCGGAAGATACGATGATCTGGTTGGGAAGTTCGGTCGTCCCGCCCCGGCCACCGGTTTTGCCATTGATATCCTGGAATTAGTTGAGATCGTGTCGAGGACCGAAGTCAGGCACGGGGGTGTTGATTACCTCTTTGTGAACAGGTCCGGAGACCAGGCGAGAGGGCTGTCCGCCGCCATGGAACTGAGACGTAAGGGCCGGGGAGTATTTTGTCTTATCCAGGACCTGGGCGATGAGGATCTTCCGGCCTTCGCCGGGGCCCACGGGATCAAGACGATAATTGTTCTGGAAGACGGGGGGTTGAGGAGATGGGACAGCAAGGCCGGCAGATCCACCCCGTGTGATATTGATGCTCTATAATAAATAGGGTCGTCCTGGAAATGAGTACCTGAAGGATGGCCAGATTTTGTGAAAAGCTAATTTAACACAGGGTGCACAGAGTTTCACCAGCCGTCGCTGAAGCTATGGCTGGCAGGCAGGGTTAAATCAAAAAAATATTCCCCTCACCTGACTTCTTTGCGTAACTCTGCGGTATGTGCGGCCTACCATCGAGCCGCCTTTGCGTAACTCTGCGTTACAGCTCTAAAGCACAGGTTTTATCGCAGAGGGCCGCCCTTCGACAGGCTCAGGACAGGCGCGGAGGGCGCCACTCTCAGGCGCTGCCGCAAAGGGCCGCAAAGTAAAATAATGAGGTACGCATTATTGTGATGAACCATAATTTATTTCCGGAGGACAGGTAATGCCCAATGTTGTGGTTATCGGTGCCCAGTGGGGCGACGAGGGTAAGGGAAAAATCGTTGACGTCTATACCGAGCGGGCCGATGTGGTGGTGCGTTGCCAGGGGGGGCACAATGCGGGGCACACCGTTGTCGTAGGGGGGGAGACGACCATTCTCCACCTCATCCCTTCCGGCATCCTGCATTCCGGAAAACGGTGCCTTATTGGAAACGGGGTGGTGGTGGCTCCCGACGCGTTGGTAGCTGAAATGGACTCCGTTGCCGCTAAGGGGGTCGAGTTGGATGGGAGGCTTTTCATAAGCGAGAGGGCCCACGTCATCATGCCCTACCATGTCGCCCTGGACCAGGCGAGGGAGGAGAGGAGAGGGGTCAAGGCCATCGGAACAACGGGCAGGGGAATCGGGCCTGCCTACGAGGACAAGGTGGCCCGTACCGGGATACGGATCGGTGACATACTTAACCCTCCTGTTTTCCGCGAGAAGCTCGAGGCGGCCCTCGAATTCAAGAACTTCATCCTCGCCAGGTTCTTCGGCAAAGAGACATTCGATGAGTTGGAGGTTTTCGAATCCACCATGCTCCTGGCTGAGCGTATCCGGGGGTACGTCGCCGATACCACAGATCTGCTGCAGCAGGGGATTGCCGATGGGAAAAACGTCCTGTTCGAAGGGGCGCAGGGAAGCCATCTTGACATCGACCACGGTACCTATCCCTTCGTAACCTCGTCCTCCACCACGGCCGGAGGCGCCTGTACCGGTTCGGGAGTGGGACCCGGTTCCATCGACGAGGTGATCGGTATCTCCAAGGCGTATACCACGAGGGTGGGCGGGGGACCGTTTCCCACGGAACTGGGAGGATCGCCGGGTGAACGCATCAGGGATGCGGGAGATGAGTACGGGGCCACCACGGGAAGGCCAAGGCGGTGTGGATGGTTCGACGCC is a window of Deltaproteobacteria bacterium DNA encoding:
- a CDS encoding adenylosuccinate synthase; this translates as MPNVVVIGAQWGDEGKGKIVDVYTERADVVVRCQGGHNAGHTVVVGGETTILHLIPSGILHSGKRCLIGNGVVVAPDALVAEMDSVAAKGVELDGRLFISERAHVIMPYHVALDQAREERRGVKAIGTTGRGIGPAYEDKVARTGIRIGDILNPPVFREKLEAALEFKNFILARFFGKETFDELEVFESTMLLAERIRGYVADTTDLLQQGIADGKNVLFEGAQGSHLDIDHGTYPFVTSSSTTAGGACTGSGVGPGSIDEVIGISKAYTTRVGGGPFPTELGGSPGERIRDAGDEYGATTGRPRRCGWFDAVVLGQSAMVNGLTGLVVTKLDVLDGIDPVRICTGYSCGDLRFDHVPADLDQLTLCKPIYEDHPGWKGTTRGLREWKALPKEAQAYIRRLGELTGIPIALVSTGPERDDYVELIDPWS
- the hisZ gene encoding ATP phosphoribosyltransferase regulatory subunit, yielding MKKPEGSWLLPTGVFEMPPARAAFIRRVEGQIMDAFRLWGYREVRTPAMEYLETMAQGLEAAELDMAFKLVDRATGRVMVLRSDMTPQVARMAALALQDVPYPLRLCYVSDVYRYPRDPSHPRRELIQAGAELLGPGDPQADAEVIALAVESLKRMGFSGIRISLGQVSYARGLLKECGLSRETEDLLIGAADRKDVGEVGRILDRTNVQPSLRQSVLSLAELRGGLEVIRKAGKGAPNGECSDALSNLMEVLDLAVSHGVDAHLIEVDLGELSSFRYHTGIVFSGFVSGAGRAILKGGRYDDLVGKFGRPAPATGFAIDILELVEIVSRTEVRHGGVDYLFVNRSGDQARGLSAAMELRRKGRGVFCLIQDLGDEDLPAFAGAHGIKTIIVLEDGGLRRWDSKAGRSTPCDIDAL